One genomic region from Metallosphaera tengchongensis encodes:
- the cas4 gene encoding CRISPR-associated protein Cas4 translates to MITGVSVKHYVFCPVILRVEGIGFGERLTEAMREGTEVEAEKVMAFLYPTLKAKEVIRKPYLKYRDLSGVPDYVLRFSYYSSPLDLKDSRRVSLDHKAQVLFYAYLMEMSGTVVKEAFLYYVPLERLIRIPYTYQSREYVERTIREIREIIRGGTGRHLRVTQEAKKCINCGFFYACRPRRQGKFFVREL, encoded by the coding sequence ATGATAACTGGGGTCTCGGTCAAACATTACGTCTTCTGTCCGGTCATACTTAGAGTTGAGGGCATAGGTTTCGGGGAGAGGTTGACGGAGGCCATGAGGGAGGGGACAGAGGTGGAGGCGGAGAAGGTCATGGCTTTCCTTTACCCGACCTTGAAGGCTAAGGAGGTCATACGCAAGCCTTACTTGAAGTATCGAGACCTCTCCGGGGTCCCCGACTACGTCCTGAGGTTCTCCTACTACTCCTCCCCTCTGGACCTGAAGGACAGTAGGAGGGTCTCCTTGGACCATAAGGCCCAGGTCCTGTTCTACGCTTACCTCATGGAGATGTCAGGGACGGTTGTGAAGGAGGCCTTCCTATACTACGTCCCCCTGGAGAGGCTGATCAGGATACCCTACACCTACCAGAGTAGGGAGTACGTCGAGAGGACTATCAGGGAGATCAGAGAGATAATAAGGGGAGGTACGGGGAGACACCTCAGGGTCACACAGGAGGCAAAAAAGTGCATTAACTGTGGTTTCTTCTACGCTTGCAGGCCCCGAAGGCAGGGGAAGTTTTTCGTCAGGGAGCTGTGA